AGCAGCCATTCAAGCGGCAATAATTCGCTTCGCTTTgcattgtttaaattttacaaatttattgcACACAGCCGAATTActtatatatatgtttattcACAAGCCAAATCGTTGCCATTTCATGTTTCGTGTCTGGCGAACATTAAAGCGAAAAACGAAATGAATTGCAAATTGGTCGAGTTCCAGCGACTTTGGCAGGCAGATCCAAAGAACAGGCCATCGGAGCCATCAAGATCGTTTCGGTTGCGTTGAGTGCGAGAAGTTTAATGATCGCCCAGCGCTGATGATTTTCCAGAAAAGATAAATGACAACGACCACCGAAATCGCCCGGAGGTTTATGCGTATATATGCATAATGAAAACAAACAATCATTTGCACAACGTGTTGAGAGCAGCGGAAACAGAAAGTAAGATCGAGTACTTAAAAGATGAAGGGggataaataatttcaaagtcGTGAGAACCAagaaattttaagaatatttgtattcaaaaaacaagagagaacgctatagtcgggttgttgtcccgactatctaatacccgtcactcagctaaagggagtgcgaacgctgtgtcgggttggtgtcccgactaataatcgtaactcagctaaagggagtgcgagggagatagatatataatttttgattgcgtataactttttaatgaatggtccgatttgaaaaatgtcttctacatttcgataggtataaatatacacaacaaaattgcatttatacttctcggaaatcgttaaagatgtgggcgcaggacccattttaaaatcgttagtgggcgattgtgggcgttagagggggcgtggcgctcggctaaaataaacttgcgctgcgtaggaagccaaagaatatgtgtgggaaatctcaaccttctagcttttgtagtttctgagatctcagcgttcatacagacggacagacggacagacagacagacggacagacggacagacggacagacggacatggctagatcgactcggctagtgaccctgatcaagaatatatatactttatggggtcggaaacgcttccttctggctgttacatacttttgcacgaatctagtatacccttttactctacgagtaacgggtataataatatttttaaaatgttgtactATAAGGTTTGTTTAAAAATCAGAACTAGTTCTAAGGATACATTAGGGTAATTAGTTTATAggctattaatttatttcatcatTATAAAATGGCTTTACCTCTTCCCTTTTTAATATTCCTACACCAtcttataatttttgaattcaTCCACAGGAGTTCCTACCCTTAAGTAAGGACTTGAATGAATTCCTTTCATATGGGAATTTCAAAAGCAAGTCTCCTATCATTATCTCCCCCTCGCTcaaaaccaattaaatatgtatgaaCCCAATTTGCAAAGTCCCCGAGATGCCTGCCTTATGTTTTCCTTGCTCTTGTTCTTGTCCTTGGCCTAGGCCTAAGAATCTTGcaagatattttttaatcaagccCAAGACACAACACCTTTCGCTTTCATTGCGCTTTTATATCGCCAACATAACGAGCAGATTGTGCCCGGCACGTTTCATCATTAGTCggtgcaaatatttgcataatgTCCGGGCAATATTTGCCATTAGGACCAGCCGCCGGAGACTCAAGCAGAAGAAAAGAAATATCTTTCAGGGGCTTACGGACCAGAAGCCTGACAAACTGCCGTCCATTGAGGGAGATAATCGCAGCTGCTGGACTGACCATAAACAGCATTAGAACCGCACTCTTGGAACCCGACTTCAAGAGGGGGTGGGAGTGTAAAACCCCACCCCGCGGAACTCAGCAAACGCTATGCTAATCATAGTAATTCGAGTCGGGAAATGTGTGACAGTTGTTGGTCTAATCCCCGCACAAATGTCACGAATCGGGCCCTCGGAACGCGATCTCGTTTGTCTTCCTGCCCGGAACGCGAGGCAAAAAGGTGTCGGCAAGccaaatgtaataattttaatgatttttcatAAGTTCAAAAACCGGGGAGCGGGGCACACACGCCACAACAACGGAACAGCGGGCTCAGCGGGAaagaattatacaaaaaaaggggTGGATATTCGAATAAGGGGTACCCtaggattttatttaaattttaaattaatgaatatataaagtttaaagaatataaaatttgatatattaaaattcaatcacATAATTAGAGTATTCCTAAGTTGTTAATTAAGAGCAGGCCAAATTATCGATATatgattattaaatttttataagcgTAAGAGTTTATctagatttttatttcatagagaataaattcttattattaatgcccaatgatcaaaaaaaaattcttttaattttcctaagctctatgattaatatttttatttattttattttgttaaataaaattttaaaataatttttttgggcaACTTTCTTGGTGAATTAAGAGATAACTTCCCTAAAACTGCAATATACCTCTGATCACTCGACCTTTGAGGGTATAGAAAAAACACTCAAGGGTAGCGTTCCTCCACCTTCCTTTCTTCAACCCCCCTTTCCTCCTTCTGCTCAGTAAGCCACTGCCTCCTTCGCCTGCTGTTGTGACATCGCCTTTTCTGCTGCACCCCTTTTCGGCTTATTTAACATGAAGACTTACACACCACTGAATGCATTGTTGGGATGTTATAATTgcgcatattttaaaatacaaattagcaACGCTGTAGCTGAATTTCAATAGCATCTCTTGAATCTCGAAAAATGCCCGCCGGCAGTTCGGTGTGCACATTTTTTGGGAGTGTGCCTGACTTTAGGGTTCAGTTTGAGTTTGAATTTGAGTCGCATTCTCGTTCCCATTctcagtcgcagtcgcagaCTCAATTCCCCAACTCCGTTCCTGTCGCTGACATTGCCTTGAACCATGCATCAAGGCGTCAACAGTCAGCCTGTCCCTCGGTCTGCTGGTGTGGCATTCGTTTTGGCATTTCATGCATAAAACACCGAGACCCAACCGAACCAGACCAGAATCCACATCTCAGCCGAGTAGTTTGTCAAGTCATGCAGAGcaaaaaacgaatttctaTAAGGTTTGGTCCTAgaattagaaattaaattagtttgtCGTTAACTTATCTCTTTAAATGCGATATTCAAGTCAAACTTATTCTAAATAGTCATCTAACATTCTTAAGATAGAGGAATATAAAATTTGCATCTTAGTTTTCCACTAAAAATCTTAATGTGGCCAAGTTAGATGGCCCctccctctctctttttctgcaaaaagtataattaatctgaagaattcgcgtccTATTTTGAGGTGTTGCCAAGTTAAGATGTTAACTAGTTTTTCCCAGTGTCTAGCACTGAGTttttctttattgttttcctGTTTTCGGCTACCTGCGCATAAATAGCCCAAAcactttttgggattttccaCATGGCACCGGGTTATACCGGGTTAACGGAAGGGGTCCTACATTTATCACTGCCAAATTCGTCATGacattgccattgccattcgcattcgcatttcCCCCGTAACCAGAACAAAGCTCTCGAGTGTAAATGGAATTTCTTGGAAAATGAAATTGCCAAGCAAAAGAAAAGCGAAAACTATGAAAGTGCAGTCCATATGATTGctggatttttgtttttgagttATTGGTTTTGAATTGATGATGTGTGTGGCTATGAGATGAAAAGGGTTAAATTGGAATAGTGTTTGGGACTTATGAAGGGGCAGTTGCGATCTCAAAGGAAATGTGAAATCGATTTCTTTTGGTCAGGTTGGCAATGTCAACCGAAactcttttatatatttcaaaggattgttttattttaatttatagaaatatataattGCACCCTTTTAATTTGTTACAATTGAGCACTCTCCAGCTGTTTTTTGGCTAAAAATTCTTCACGAGCTGCCTTCCTCAATGTTTTCCCATTTAGATTTGTTGGCAACTTTTTGGTGAACTGAACGCCGGCATGAAGTTGTTTCCGGATTACAGGCAACCGTTTAGCCACATGATCCTGAATCTCCTTGGTAGTTATGGAGGATCCTTCGTTTATCACCACCAAGGCTCCAGCCTCATCGCCCACATCTTCATTGTAAATGCCCATAACACACACATCGCGCACTTGAGGAAGCTCCGCAATAACGTCCTCGATCTCGGGGGTCCAGTACTGAAGACCATGGTGCTTGAGAACCTCCTTTTTGCGATCTACGATGTACAAAAAGTTCTCACTATCGAAATTGCCCAGATCACCGGTGTGGAACCAGCCCTCCGAGTCCTGGAAGTGACTTGCCGCTTCGGGATCTCCGTAGAAACCACCCCAGGACAGCCCCGAATAGGCATAAATCTCTCCCACTTCATTATGACTCAGGTTTTGGCCCAACTCATCCACAATACGGACCTTCATGCCCTGATAAGGTCTGCCAACAGAGGATATTTTGCTGTTTGTCAAGTTCCTGGTTACAATTCCGCATTCCGTTAGTGCATAAGTAGAAGATATCATTGCCTTTCTGAATATTTTTCGAGCTCGCTGCAGAGTGGCCAAGGAAATAGAAGCTCCGGCATAGCCCAAGTTTCTAACGGATTCCATCGCTTCCGCCGTGACTTCTGGGCAAGATACCAGATCCGAAATTAGAGGCGGAGGCCCGAGTGCTACACTGATCTTGTACTTCTTTACCAAGTGAACAAAATACTGGGGTGTGACCGGCTTGTTGCTCCTGATAACGGTACTCCCACAGGTAATGCTAACGATAAAGACCAAAAGGCCCGTTAACCAATCCAGACCGCTCGGCGTATAGAAAACAAGATCGCTACTGTAATTAATTGGAGATAGTAGAGTTCTGTCTGAAACGCAAATGGTTTTTGGTAATCCAGTTGTTCCCGAGGAGCACAGAATGGCCACGGTCTGACCTCCGATTTTAACCAAAGGTTCCGGTCTGAAAGGATTTGGGTAAAAGCATTTAAAGCTAAAGAGTAGAGTTGGTAAAACGATCGATAGCACAATCGTTCATTTCACAACCCTACTTCAGAGATATCAATACTTACTGGTAGTTTTTTTCCGTCTCTGTGGGGTCTAGTAGGACTTCAATGCTTGGCACTCCCTCAACTTTTCCGGTGATCGTATAGATTTCCGGTTCCCAATTAATCGATGCTGATCTAACCTTCTCATATACATTGTCATCACAAAATATTACGGCAGGTTTGGTCTTCAAGCAAAGTGCGCTAGTGGTGCCTGCAACTCAAAATGTTGCTAAAGGATTCCAATATTTAATGTGTTAGATACAAACCTTCATCCAAGGCTGGATTCATCGCATGAAAGGGTGTTCCGTTTAACAGACAGCCAACTCCAAGAGGTTGTATATAAGTTGAGTTTAATGCCGCGATTCCAATAACATTTTCGTGGTTCAGACCCTTCCTCTTAAAAAACTGGGCCAATCGAATAGCCCATGTGAGAGTTTGTTCAAAAGTGAGCGATACTCCGTCGGCATCGCATATCTAATAAATACGCACGACAGTTTAATTATAAGCAGTTTtactatgttttttgaaaaaccCACTTGGCACACATTCTTGGGCGAATTCCTTAGGGTATTAAATACTATTGTACCCAAAGACAAGTCCTCCTTGTACAGAGAGTTCGAGAACTCTCCTCCACTCCAAATTCTTTCCTTTTCATCGTATGTCACTGGTAAATCTGCCATTTGTATTATCAAAGGATCTGCTCACTATTTCAGTTATTCACAAACTAAACCAAAGTGGCCAcccaatttatatttataagaaaatttatGTGCTTAAAAGTAAGGTAAGGCCCCACACGTGTCTTATCCTCTTATCTACACTATTTGTTAGGGTAATGACTTGATGTTTAGAGTAATATTAACAATATTGTAAAATCTTATATCTTGTCTAACTTATCATTTAATGATAGCCATAACTTTATAAAAACTTTACATATCTTAACGAAACTACTTTTATTCTTATcttacattttggccaaaTTTGTCTGAGCTCCACATAACTAGCAAATGGATCCAGACACCCACAGACAGTCGGGCCGACATGTGTAAAGGGACTTTTAACAATGCAACAACTTGCCGCAGTTGTTACATGGTCAGAAAGTTGTGAATTGAAATTGAACAATCGCTGCGGCAACATTTTGCCGAGCAAAAAAGGAGGAAAGTTAAAATTGTTGGGGAGGGAAAATGGGCGAAAAGTACATGAAGGGAAGAGAAAGGTCTGCCACAACTACTTAAATCTGGGGTGCCATTTGTCGCCTGATTCACAAAAGAGAGTGCACTACAAAGAATATTTgtagcttaaaataaaaaactgaaaGCTACTATAAcccttaataaaaaccaaaaagtaatacattttctttataaaaatagttgAAACCCAAGAATTCAGCCCTACCTTTCCCCATAAAAGTTATACCTTTATAGAACTTTATTCCCTTGAAATTACTAGTGAACTACATTAAAGATTTATTATTGTCTTAAAAGCATTTTACATACTCATAGTGAACTTCAGATTTCACcttgttttgtttgatttttcttCATAGACttttatcttatttatttttctccaCGTGAACCGACCGAGTGTTGAGCTTTTCCTGCTAACTTTTCCACTCCCGGATGAGAAGTGGAGCGGGGGCAAAGTGGATTGCCCCGTGTGTGCATTTTAGCATTGAGTTTCCGACTCCAACTTCCTTCCGATTTCCTGATAACTTATCTGGAGGCAGCCGCGTTGTCTGTTACAAATGTTGCAATATTTATGCCCACACATATATATGGAATGGGAAGGAAATTCGTATTATGATTTGCACATTATGCAAATTGGCGTTATCGTAAGtatttcgtttcatttttcTTTGCCGTGGAGAAAAGAGGCCGCCGCCGTGTGCTCATGATAAATGTGATAAGCGATATTAGTTCGAAGGAAAAACAATGCACGGAAAGCACATAAATTAAGGCATTCCGTTGGGGAATTTATGTGTTTAATAACGTAACAATATATTACACACAAATATGTGTGGGCTTTTAATACATAAACAACTTTATTTGGGCTCTCGAAGGGAATATATCATCCCAGGCTAATTTGAAAGGAATTATTGGGTATTAAAGGAAATTTTAATACTGACTAAAAACAGTTTTAAAGAGatatgaattaaataaatcttttattttcccGAATAATGAATtggtttcatattattttattggtcTTCCAAGAAAGGGTATCTTTTACTCCCAAACTCCCAAAGAAACCAActttataaatagaatgaCTTCCTGACATTAATTGAAAGCCATTCATATTCGAGTACAACCATAGCTAATCGAACCCACATCgctgataatgatgatgactTCGTTTCGTTTTAACCACCAATCGAGGCTGTCAGAGTTGGGACTGCGAATGGAATTGATTTATCTGCGATATGTACACCCGGCTCAAAATCGCTGTTAACATATGATGTATGCAAATTGCCAACAATTTGATTTGCCATTCCTTGGCAAGATAAGTATTTCGTCAAGTGCCAAGTGCCGATATGCAAATGTCGGGGGAATCTGTGAGTGTGCTCCAAACTGGCAATGACACTCACTCGGTATccgggctcatcttctggccATTCATTGAATGCAAATGAGTGAATCGGTAAATAGCCAGATATATGCATACATTGTTTATACGAAAGCTGCCTTTGTGTTGGCTCCGAAAATTATGACTCACGAGGAGGTGAAGCAGAAACTTACCCAGTTTGGagtatgaaatatttataaacgcATAAATGCATGACTTGTGAAGAGCAGAAGTGTAGGTGAGGTGACATTTGAAGGATGCACTGGGAACGCAGGCAGCTGCAAGATCATCATCCCCTCATCAGCGACGACTtcaaacgaaaacgaaacgtGTTGCCACTTTAACTGCcatttaaatatacacaaaacgCAGTGGAACACATGAAAGGCAACCTCCCTCCCATTACCTGGCCCTCAGCTCATTGCATTGACATTTATTGGCCGCATTATTTCAACGCCGTCAGTCAACACTCAGGGGATCTCAATCGAAACGAGAAGCTCCTTCCTCTACTTCTACTCCATCCCTTACTTTTTTCCTTAAGAGTGTCTTTCTCGAATGGGCAAACTTTTCATATCCAGCGCGGTTTGTGAGTGCCTTCGAGGGTCCGTTGGACTCTAGCCTTGGAATGTCACACAGGAGAGCTCTAAATACCCTGAATGGCTttcgaaaaatatatatatatactttttagaacattttattattatttataatcttatttatttttatttatatctcttTATCTACAGATAGTTTAGAACATTTAATTATTCTATAATAAGTTGTTTATGGTatagtataaataaattaaatatttttataaatgtaatgttttatttgttaagaattttatataaattttgagtgctctataaatattcattagaattctgttattatttaatacaattagtgtaaatttatttttaatacctCATTTCAAGTACAAAGTATCCCACTAGTCGCATACCCACTTCCCCAGCTTAACTTcgactttttaaaatgatttttgcaTAAAATCCGACAGCGTGAGGGCGCGGGTTAAAGCCCAGGCAATTTATCAACATGCTGCCTACTACTTGTCTG
The genomic region above belongs to Drosophila takahashii strain IR98-3 E-12201 chromosome 2L, DtakHiC1v2, whole genome shotgun sequence and contains:
- the LOC108055878 gene encoding uncharacterized protein → MADLPVTYDEKERIWSGGEFSNSLYKEDLSLGTIVFNTLRNSPKNVCQICDADGVSLTFEQTLTWAIRLAQFFKRKGLNHENVIGIAALNSTYIQPLGVGCLLNGTPFHAMNPALDEGTTSALCLKTKPAVIFCDDNVYEKVRSASINWEPEIYTITGKVEGVPSIEVLLDPTETEKNYQPEPLVKIGGQTVAILCSSGTTGLPKTICVSDRTLLSPINYSSDLVFYTPSGLDWLTGLLVFIVSITCGSTVIRSNKPVTPQYFVHLVKKYKISVALGPPPLISDLVSCPEVTAEAMESVRNLGYAGASISLATLQRARKIFRKAMISSTYALTECGIVTRNLTNSKISSVGRPYQGMKVRIVDELGQNLSHNEVGEIYAYSGLSWGGFYGDPEAASHFQDSEGWFHTGDLGNFDSENFLYIVDRKKEVLKHHGLQYWTPEIEDVIAELPQVRDVCVMGIYNEDVGDEAGALVVINEGSSITTKEIQDHVAKRLPVIRKQLHAGVQFTKKLPTNLNGKTLRKAAREEFLAKKQLESAQL